Genomic DNA from Deferribacterota bacterium:
TATAGCTTAGCAAATGTGTAGGTCCCTAGTTATGTGGCTTTACAAAGTATTTAACTTAAATTACCTTAATGATTTCAGTGGAAGGCTTGAAGCGGCAACAATAGCTGGATAAATACCAGCAACTACTCCCAATATAAAGCTAATAAAAGTTGTATATATGATAGATAAAAAGTCAAATGTAAAGGGCAAGCTAGATAGTAGTATAAATACTACATATACAATTATACCTAATATAAGACCCAAAAGGGTACCAAAAAAAGCAATAAAAATTGCTTCCCCTAGAAACTGTATTAAAATATCCCTCTTTGTTGCACCAACTGCCATTCTAATACCAATCTCTCTCTGCCTTTCATAAGCAGATAGTAGCATTATTGCAAATATACCAAGCCCCCCAATTGAAAAGGTTATAACCGATGCCATTTTACTTAAAAGTGAAACTAGATTAATACTCTCTGTTTTAGCTCTAGCTACCTCCCTCAATGAAAATATATTAAAAGCCTCTTCCTTTAAAACAGCTTTTTTGTGATTTTGTTTAAGTAAAGTAACCATTGACTTCTTAATCCCATTTATATCATCAGGATTATTTGCTTCTACAAGGATTGCAGAT
This window encodes:
- a CDS encoding FtsX-like permease family protein: FDMRKLSLKDGRLFTKKEAEVGSRKCILGNSVYEALFGNERAYGKNILISNVYFEVIGVLNEKGKDLADVDLDNAIYIPINTFKSRLADIESISAILVEANNPDDINGIKKSMVTLLKQNHKKAVLKEEAFNIFSLREVARAKTESINLVSLLSKMASVITFSIGGLGIFAIMLLSAYERQREIGIRMAVGATKRDILIQFLGEAIFIAFFGTLLGLILGIIVYVVFILLSSLPFTFDFLSIIYTTFISFILGVVAGIYPAIVAASSLPLKSLR